A window of the Gemmatirosa kalamazoonensis genome harbors these coding sequences:
- a CDS encoding family 20 glycosylhydrolase yields the protein MSIVRRALAPVAALALGGALPCRAAAQSPLPLVPAPREATAGAPFAAPGGVAVDAPADAGDRGTATDLSDVLRERGQLAAARGGAVARVRLLRRESAAGRAALARAGLAFDAAMTPEGYVLVADGGRVDVVGATSAGVLYGAQTVKQLVEGRGTATRVLGARVRDWPAMRWRGFHDDISRGPVPTLEFQKKQIRTFAAYKMNVYSPYFEHTLAYASDPLFAAPGGAVTRAQARELVEYARRYHVEIVPEQEAFGHLHHVLTWEKYTPIGETERGSVLAPEDPRTIPLVTRLFTELDSLFPGRFLHIGADETFDLGRGRTADEVRAQGYGAVYASFVARIASALKPLNRRLVVWGDIASDHPELVPMLPKDMIAVPWNYDLPLASYDKLLQPFRAAGLETWVAPGVSSWNRVYPNNDVALQNIRAFVREGQKAGATGVLNTSWDDFGEGLFNQQWLGVIFGAAASWQAGDSDPAPALAAYARDFHGDTTGHVAEAERRLIAAHALLRTAGLGDASDRLFWVDPLSPEGQLVAARLLPVARDLRLAAEDAIEHVIAARRAGATREPDALDAIELGARRVDAIGLKFQLADDVQRIYARVYAMNRDTARARDLRWYDLADVTGINGRLQDLRDLFSQTRDLYEAAWLRENRPYWLRNVLARYDEATQLWVRRIDRLNDVRSRWARDHTMPPGDSLGIPAPVTRVPPKAP from the coding sequence GTGTCGATCGTTCGTCGCGCGCTCGCGCCGGTCGCGGCGCTCGCGTTAGGCGGCGCGCTTCCCTGCCGGGCCGCCGCGCAGTCCCCACTCCCGCTCGTCCCCGCGCCGCGCGAGGCTACGGCGGGTGCGCCGTTCGCCGCGCCCGGCGGGGTCGCCGTGGACGCGCCCGCCGATGCGGGCGACCGCGGCACGGCGACGGATCTGAGCGACGTGCTGCGCGAGCGCGGTCAGCTCGCCGCGGCGCGTGGGGGAGCCGTGGCGCGGGTGCGGCTGCTGCGGCGCGAGTCGGCGGCCGGGCGCGCCGCGCTCGCGCGTGCCGGACTCGCGTTCGACGCCGCGATGACGCCCGAGGGCTACGTGCTCGTCGCCGACGGCGGGCGCGTCGACGTGGTGGGCGCGACGTCGGCCGGCGTGTTGTACGGCGCCCAGACGGTGAAGCAGCTCGTGGAGGGGCGCGGCACCGCGACGCGCGTGCTCGGCGCGCGCGTGCGCGACTGGCCGGCGATGCGCTGGCGCGGCTTCCACGACGACATCTCGCGCGGCCCGGTGCCGACGCTCGAGTTCCAGAAGAAGCAGATCCGCACGTTCGCCGCGTACAAGATGAACGTGTACTCGCCGTACTTCGAGCACACGCTGGCGTACGCGTCGGACCCGCTGTTCGCGGCGCCCGGCGGTGCCGTCACGCGCGCGCAGGCGCGCGAGCTCGTGGAGTACGCGCGCCGCTACCACGTGGAGATCGTGCCCGAGCAGGAGGCGTTCGGGCACCTGCACCACGTGCTGACGTGGGAGAAGTACACGCCGATCGGCGAGACGGAGCGCGGCAGCGTGCTCGCGCCGGAGGATCCACGGACGATCCCGCTCGTCACGCGGCTGTTCACCGAGCTGGACTCGCTGTTCCCCGGCCGCTTCCTGCACATCGGCGCCGACGAGACGTTCGACCTCGGACGCGGGCGCACGGCCGACGAGGTGCGCGCGCAGGGCTACGGCGCCGTGTACGCGAGCTTCGTCGCCCGGATCGCGAGCGCGTTGAAGCCGCTGAACCGTCGGCTCGTCGTCTGGGGCGACATCGCGAGCGACCATCCGGAGCTCGTGCCCATGCTGCCGAAGGACATGATCGCGGTGCCGTGGAACTACGATCTCCCGCTCGCGTCGTACGACAAGCTGTTGCAGCCGTTCCGCGCGGCGGGGCTCGAGACGTGGGTGGCGCCCGGCGTGTCGAGCTGGAACCGCGTCTACCCGAACAACGACGTCGCGCTCCAGAACATCCGCGCGTTCGTGCGCGAGGGGCAGAAGGCCGGTGCCACGGGCGTGTTGAACACGTCGTGGGACGACTTCGGCGAGGGGCTGTTCAACCAGCAGTGGCTCGGCGTGATCTTCGGCGCCGCCGCGTCGTGGCAGGCGGGCGACAGCGATCCTGCGCCGGCGCTCGCCGCCTACGCGCGCGACTTCCACGGCGACACCACGGGCCACGTCGCGGAAGCGGAGCGACGGCTCATCGCCGCGCACGCGCTGCTGCGCACCGCGGGACTCGGCGACGCGAGCGACCGACTGTTCTGGGTCGACCCGCTGTCGCCCGAGGGGCAGCTCGTCGCCGCGCGGCTGCTGCCGGTCGCGCGCGATCTGCGGCTCGCCGCCGAGGACGCGATCGAGCACGTGATCGCGGCGCGCCGGGCCGGCGCCACGCGCGAGCCCGACGCGCTCGACGCGATCGAGCTCGGCGCGCGTCGCGTCGACGCGATCGGCCTGAAGTTCCAGCTCGCCGACGACGTGCAGCGCATCTACGCGCGCGTCTACGCGATGAACCGCGACACCGCGCGGGCCCGCGACCTCCGCTGGTACGACCTGGCCGACGTGACGGGCATCAACGGCCGGCTGCAGGATCTCCGCGACCTGTTCTCGCAGACGCGCGACCTGTACGAGGCGGCGTGGCTGCGCGAGAATCGCCCGTACTGGCTCCGCAACGTGCTCGCGCGCTACGACGAGGCGACGCAGCTCTGGGTGCGCCGCATCGACCGCCTGAACGACGTGCGCTCGCGCTGGGCACGGGACCACACCATGCCGCCCGGCGACTCGCTCGGCATCCCGGCGCCCGTCACGCGCGTGCCGCCGAAGGCACCGTAG
- a CDS encoding glycoside hydrolase family 10 protein → MRAATAAMLVVAAMGVGVGAAQWKPDRAASAAACGDPLPDEEVASLQLPPVTREMRAAWVSPVEGGEWPSRSDMSPDAQRAELLAVLDRAVALGLNAVVLHVRVAADAMYPTRRAPWSSYLTRARGEAASPGYDPLAFAVAEAHRRGLQLHAWFNPFRAAPPDGDYRPGATFLRREHPRWIVRYGSQTWIDPGYPDARRNVLDAILEVVDRYDIDAVHLDDYFYPYQETETIRHRVGRGKRRHTVVTHRTIEFPDATSWARYGRDKYDTRGAFRRANVSDFIASLYRGVKERKPWVLVGISPFGIWRPGNPPGLSGLDAYTEIFADSRQWLREGWLDYLAPQLYWQLDGEERRFTRLDAWWRGENVAGRHIWPGLFTMRVESRGSPWPAAEIPAEIAWLRQARAGTPESLGHFHFRLAAMAPDGPLGQRLRDTYAEPALPPASPWLGAAAPSAPVLAGCASDAAAEPPEPAPASGLRVTKDAAAPRSRGEMAPTPRTLVAGPAVRVHADTGAAPVRWWVLQLRDAAGRWSTTTLPGDLTLLPVLLPNGERARAAAVVPVSPTGVTGRPAVVRVE, encoded by the coding sequence GTGCGGGCCGCGACCGCGGCGATGCTCGTCGTCGCCGCGATGGGCGTCGGCGTCGGCGCCGCGCAGTGGAAGCCGGACCGCGCCGCATCGGCCGCCGCGTGCGGGGACCCGCTCCCGGACGAGGAAGTCGCGTCGCTGCAACTGCCGCCGGTCACGCGCGAGATGCGGGCCGCGTGGGTGTCGCCGGTGGAGGGCGGCGAGTGGCCGTCGCGCTCCGACATGTCCCCCGACGCGCAGCGCGCCGAGCTGCTCGCGGTGCTCGACCGCGCGGTCGCGCTCGGCCTGAACGCGGTCGTGCTGCACGTGCGCGTCGCCGCCGACGCCATGTATCCGACGCGGCGCGCGCCGTGGTCGAGCTACCTCACGCGTGCGCGCGGCGAGGCCGCGTCGCCCGGCTACGACCCGCTCGCGTTCGCGGTCGCCGAGGCGCACCGGCGCGGCCTGCAGCTGCACGCGTGGTTCAACCCGTTCCGCGCCGCGCCGCCCGACGGCGACTATCGGCCCGGCGCCACGTTCCTGCGGCGCGAGCATCCGCGGTGGATCGTGCGCTACGGCTCGCAGACGTGGATCGACCCCGGCTACCCGGACGCGCGGCGCAACGTGCTCGACGCGATCCTCGAGGTCGTGGACCGCTACGACATCGATGCGGTGCACCTCGACGACTACTTCTACCCGTATCAGGAGACGGAGACGATCCGCCACCGCGTCGGGCGCGGCAAGCGGCGCCACACCGTCGTCACGCACCGCACGATCGAGTTCCCGGACGCGACGAGCTGGGCGCGCTACGGCCGCGACAAGTACGACACGCGCGGGGCCTTCCGCCGCGCGAACGTGAGCGACTTCATCGCGTCGCTCTACCGCGGGGTGAAGGAGCGCAAGCCATGGGTGCTCGTCGGCATCAGCCCGTTCGGCATCTGGCGCCCGGGCAATCCGCCGGGGCTCTCGGGGCTCGACGCGTACACGGAGATCTTCGCCGACTCGCGCCAGTGGCTGCGTGAGGGATGGCTCGACTACCTCGCGCCGCAGCTCTACTGGCAGCTCGACGGCGAGGAGCGGCGCTTCACGCGGCTCGACGCGTGGTGGCGCGGCGAGAACGTCGCCGGTCGGCACATCTGGCCGGGACTGTTCACCATGCGCGTGGAGTCGCGCGGCTCGCCGTGGCCGGCGGCCGAGATCCCGGCGGAGATCGCATGGCTGCGGCAGGCGCGCGCGGGCACGCCCGAATCGTTAGGCCACTTCCACTTCCGCCTCGCCGCCATGGCGCCCGACGGTCCGCTCGGGCAGCGGCTGCGCGACACCTACGCGGAGCCCGCGCTGCCGCCCGCCAGCCCGTGGCTCGGCGCGGCGGCACCGTCGGCGCCGGTGCTCGCCGGCTGCGCGTCCGACGCCGCCGCGGAGCCGCCGGAGCCCGCCCCCGCGTCCGGCCTGCGCGTGACGAAGGACGCCGCCGCGCCGCGGTCGCGTGGTGAGATGGCGCCGACGCCGCGCACGCTCGTCGCGGGGCCCGCGGTGCGCGTGCACGCGGACACGGGCGCGGCACCGGTGCGGTGGTGGGTGCTGCAGCTCCGCGACGCGGCCGGCCGCTGGTCGACCACGACGCTGCCCGGCGATCTGACGCTGCTGCCGGTGCTGCTGCCTAACGGCGAGCGGGCGCGCGCCGCGGCGGTCGTTCCGGTGAGCCCGACCGGCGTGACGGGTCGGCCCGCGGTCGTGCGCGTCGAGTAG
- a CDS encoding DUF4403 family protein — translation MPSKIPARVAPSCLATLVAVLLGACGGQGRAAKSEFLTPTTLPPSEPAVIALPVTIVTSAVQTHLERTLPRADSLDQARCQSLGGAVCHQYVFRRDTLALHVAGDRIDVLARLRYRGRVSLPTGGSVGSCGYPPEPMPRAELRFTTSLYWTTAWRLASRNTSLTSSLPDPCRVTLLGIDATPIMRRIADAQLARVAQEVDSALPTLADLRRPADSLWRAMQEPMPLDSTGSLWLLMNPERVGLAALDGQGTTIRTGLTLVARPRVVTGARPDITVRPLPSLALAPLARGLRVPVQVEMPFAAVSRRATELLAAETAREPLKVTRVDVAGAGDSAVVRLALAGRMNASLTLAGRPRFDVGTRTLVVDDLHYSVESRDFLSRVKATLGAPLIRHAIEQATNGGRLALGPQLDSARAQLTAQMNRPLAPDVVVGGGVTSLRLTGLYLTNDAFVVRVLLEGEAGLWAK, via the coding sequence ATGCCGTCGAAGATTCCCGCACGTGTCGCACCGTCATGCCTGGCCACGCTCGTCGCCGTCCTGCTCGGCGCCTGTGGTGGACAGGGACGGGCGGCGAAGTCCGAGTTCCTCACGCCGACGACGCTGCCGCCGAGCGAGCCGGCGGTGATCGCGCTGCCGGTCACGATCGTGACGAGCGCCGTGCAGACGCACCTCGAGCGTACGCTGCCGCGCGCCGACAGCCTGGACCAGGCGCGCTGTCAATCGCTCGGCGGCGCCGTGTGTCACCAGTACGTGTTCCGCCGCGATACGTTGGCGCTGCACGTCGCCGGCGATCGCATCGACGTGCTCGCGCGGCTGCGCTACCGCGGGCGCGTGTCGCTGCCCACCGGCGGCAGCGTGGGGAGCTGCGGCTACCCGCCGGAGCCGATGCCGCGCGCCGAGCTGCGCTTCACGACGTCGCTGTACTGGACCACCGCCTGGCGGCTCGCGTCGCGCAACACGTCGCTCACGTCGTCGCTTCCCGACCCGTGCCGCGTGACGCTGCTCGGCATCGACGCGACGCCGATCATGCGCCGCATCGCCGACGCGCAGCTCGCGCGCGTGGCGCAGGAGGTGGACTCCGCGCTCCCCACGCTCGCCGACCTGCGCCGCCCCGCCGACTCGCTGTGGCGCGCGATGCAGGAGCCGATGCCGCTCGACTCCACGGGCTCGCTGTGGCTGCTCATGAACCCCGAGCGCGTGGGGCTCGCCGCGCTCGACGGGCAGGGCACGACGATCCGCACCGGGCTCACGCTCGTCGCGCGTCCGCGCGTGGTGACGGGGGCGCGGCCGGACATCACGGTGCGGCCGCTGCCGTCACTCGCGCTCGCGCCCCTCGCGCGGGGCCTCCGCGTGCCGGTGCAGGTGGAGATGCCGTTCGCCGCGGTGAGTCGACGCGCGACGGAGCTGCTCGCCGCGGAGACGGCGCGCGAGCCGCTGAAGGTGACGCGCGTGGACGTCGCGGGAGCGGGCGATTCGGCCGTCGTGCGCCTCGCGCTCGCCGGCCGCATGAACGCGTCGCTCACGCTCGCCGGCCGGCCGCGGTTCGACGTCGGCACGCGCACGCTCGTCGTCGACGACCTGCACTACAGCGTGGAGAGCCGCGACTTCCTGTCGCGCGTGAAGGCGACGCTCGGCGCGCCGCTCATCCGGCACGCGATCGAGCAGGCGACGAACGGGGGCCGCCTCGCGCTCGGCCCGCAGCTCGACTCGGCGCGCGCGCAGCTCACGGCGCAGATGAACCGCCCGCTCGCGCCCGACGTCGTCGTCGGCGGCGGCGTCACGAGCCTGCGCCTAACGGGCCTCTACCTCACGAACGACGCGTTCGTCGTGCGCGTGCTGCTCGAAGGGGAGGCGGGGCTGTGGGCGAAGTGA